The Lujinxingia vulgaris genome includes a region encoding these proteins:
- a CDS encoding tetratricopeptide repeat protein: MKQRNRQIFWRGALLALGATLVWSPPMVSQAQTSVTALSNAERQDLASVRDAASAFEAGRLAEARALAGARDDSASLIVRARFAHWSGDDAGALQMSEQAIALATGDATRADAAVAHAEMLFFTGDWDEAEALLRDTLAALPQSMRVRLALGELLWERGERDEATAILEAMAARYNDGLIDDPRELVAVGRGMQILGRMRDANRALGRAARQSPDHPDVHIAFAELMLASYNHAEAEDSLQRALEAAPQHPDAHRLMAEIEFFVSGNFAAAEDRLARADEIAPHHPGIALQRARFAMTRGEWARAADIADRVLQRSPHHGDALSLLAAVRYLGGDRLGFENASKRFIRYRTRSSKLWRVVGEAAALNNRHAEAVRFFEEALDRNPDDAGALAGLGLALTRTGDEARALGVLERAAQEDRFHVRVHNMLELYQRGLRDYLTAPASPGLRLRAHMRQHELLKAASLPLVDEAHEVFSARYDLRIEPLIVEIYPEPQTFSVRSVGVPQIDPHGICFGDTVLLRSPADADFNWEMVLWHETAHAYHLRLSEARVPRWFTEGLAEYESGERDPSYRRFHDEEIARRLQHGSLPALSELGEAFLAGRGFDVIVAYQLASLAIDYIVEIGGRDAPTRLLRGFADSPRFDQLAPALLGRSIEELDAGFEAWLKKRYAPLMAHPMIDIDRVRRMAAGEEVEHADAVEEGAYKAFVAALEGRGDQARVLIASARRRAAGADTMAQARVEAVLVHAFNALGQSDEALQAGRRALDAGLESPELRLALARAAAQREQLQEALVHAEAAASIHPQSAEAWTLLEERAAALGQDALARRARQARFELSPHDPRLAQDMVESSHGELQLRAARRWAAIETFRASAHLAVASALLELERPDEAIAAFERAALSDPQRASTIKEVAREQLTRGGWHDKARQIQ, translated from the coding sequence ATGAAGCAGCGCAACCGACAGATCTTCTGGCGCGGAGCGCTCCTGGCGCTGGGAGCGACTCTGGTCTGGTCACCGCCGATGGTCAGCCAGGCACAAACCTCGGTGACGGCGCTCTCAAACGCCGAGCGCCAGGATCTGGCGAGCGTCCGCGATGCGGCCAGCGCCTTTGAGGCCGGACGCCTTGCCGAGGCCCGAGCACTTGCCGGAGCGCGCGATGACAGCGCGTCGCTGATCGTACGCGCCCGCTTCGCCCACTGGAGTGGCGACGATGCCGGCGCGCTGCAGATGAGCGAGCAGGCTATAGCGTTGGCGACCGGCGATGCGACGCGTGCAGATGCGGCGGTCGCGCATGCTGAGATGTTGTTTTTTACCGGGGACTGGGACGAGGCGGAGGCGTTGCTGCGCGACACGCTCGCTGCGCTGCCGCAGAGCATGCGCGTGCGCCTGGCGCTCGGAGAGCTCCTCTGGGAGCGGGGTGAACGTGACGAAGCCACCGCGATTCTGGAGGCGATGGCAGCCCGCTACAACGACGGACTGATCGATGATCCGCGGGAGCTCGTCGCGGTGGGGCGCGGCATGCAGATCCTGGGGCGTATGCGCGACGCCAACCGCGCGCTGGGAAGGGCCGCGCGTCAATCGCCTGACCATCCCGACGTTCATATCGCCTTCGCCGAGCTGATGCTCGCCAGCTACAACCACGCCGAGGCCGAGGACTCGCTTCAGCGCGCCCTGGAGGCAGCACCTCAACATCCCGACGCCCACCGGTTGATGGCCGAAATCGAGTTCTTCGTCAGCGGCAACTTCGCCGCCGCCGAAGATCGCCTTGCCCGTGCCGATGAGATCGCGCCCCACCATCCGGGCATCGCGCTGCAGCGCGCGCGTTTCGCGATGACCCGTGGCGAGTGGGCGCGCGCTGCCGACATCGCCGACCGGGTCTTGCAGCGTTCGCCGCACCACGGCGATGCGCTCAGCCTCCTGGCCGCGGTCCGCTACCTGGGCGGCGACAGGTTGGGTTTTGAGAACGCGAGCAAGCGATTTATCCGCTATCGCACGCGCTCTTCCAAACTCTGGCGCGTGGTGGGTGAGGCCGCCGCGCTGAACAACCGTCACGCCGAGGCCGTCCGTTTCTTTGAAGAGGCACTGGATCGCAACCCGGACGACGCCGGCGCCCTGGCTGGACTTGGCCTCGCGCTCACACGCACCGGCGACGAGGCCCGCGCGCTCGGTGTCCTGGAGCGCGCCGCTCAGGAGGACCGCTTCCATGTGCGCGTCCATAATATGCTGGAGCTCTACCAGCGGGGCCTGCGCGACTACCTTACCGCGCCGGCCTCCCCGGGGCTGCGTCTTCGCGCACATATGCGGCAGCATGAACTTCTCAAGGCCGCGAGCCTCCCGCTCGTCGATGAGGCTCATGAGGTCTTTTCTGCGCGTTACGACCTGCGCATTGAGCCGCTGATCGTCGAGATCTACCCCGAACCCCAGACCTTCTCGGTGCGCTCGGTGGGCGTGCCGCAGATCGATCCGCACGGCATCTGCTTTGGTGACACCGTGCTCCTGCGCAGCCCGGCCGACGCCGACTTCAACTGGGAGATGGTGCTCTGGCATGAGACCGCTCACGCCTACCACCTGCGCCTCTCCGAGGCGCGCGTGCCGCGCTGGTTCACCGAGGGGCTGGCCGAGTACGAGAGCGGGGAGCGCGACCCGAGCTACCGACGTTTTCATGACGAAGAGATCGCCCGACGCCTGCAACACGGCTCCTTGCCGGCGTTGAGTGAGCTCGGTGAGGCTTTTCTGGCGGGCCGGGGCTTTGACGTGATCGTCGCCTACCAGCTGGCGAGCCTCGCGATCGACTACATCGTCGAGATCGGCGGGCGCGACGCGCCCACTCGCCTGCTGCGCGGATTTGCAGATTCACCGCGCTTCGATCAGCTGGCCCCGGCCCTGCTCGGTCGCTCCATCGAGGAGCTCGACGCGGGGTTCGAGGCCTGGCTCAAAAAGCGCTACGCCCCGTTGATGGCGCACCCGATGATCGACATCGATCGGGTGCGTCGCATGGCGGCCGGCGAGGAGGTTGAACACGCCGACGCGGTCGAGGAGGGCGCCTACAAGGCCTTTGTGGCCGCGCTGGAGGGGCGCGGCGACCAGGCGAGGGTGTTGATCGCCAGCGCGCGCCGGCGTGCAGCGGGAGCCGATACGATGGCGCAGGCGCGGGTTGAGGCGGTACTCGTGCACGCCTTTAATGCCCTCGGACAGAGTGATGAGGCTCTGCAGGCGGGGCGACGTGCGCTCGACGCCGGCCTGGAGAGCCCCGAGCTCCGGCTGGCCCTCGCGCGCGCTGCCGCCCAACGCGAGCAGCTTCAAGAGGCCCTGGTGCACGCCGAGGCCGCAGCCTCCATCCATCCCCAGTCCGCGGAGGCCTGGACGCTGTTGGAAGAGCGCGCCGCGGCGCTTGGTCAGGACGCGCTGGCCCGCCGCGCTCGCCAGGCCCGCTTTGAACTCTCCCCCCATGACCCGCGCCTGGCGCAAGATATGGTCGAGTCCAGCCATGGCGAGCTGCAACTGCGCGCGGCCCGCCGCTGGGCGGCCATTGAGACCTTTCGCGCCTCGGCCCACCTGGCTGTGGCCTCGGCGCTCCTGGAGCTGGAGCGCCCCGATGAGGCCATCGCCGCCTTTGAACGCGCTGCGCTCAGCGATCCGCAGCGCGCGTCTACCATTAAAGAAGTCGCCCGCGAGCAATTGACCCGTGGCGGCTGGCACGATAAGGCTCGTCAGATCCAGTGA
- a CDS encoding RNA polymerase sigma factor — protein sequence MTDPLPAELLDSLDDVALASRAVEGDFAAFEKIVERHRDKAYRLALSLTKSEADAQDVVQEAFINIYRKLDTFAGDAQLSSWMYRIVVNAALMRLRKTRRRAEVSVDDVSDPANLEQSAPGEPAGWRVRGDEAAENRELREQILAAIDQLDPKYQAAFLLREIEGLSLDEIATVLELSTGAVKTRLHRARLFLQAALEPYLGREEDISN from the coding sequence ATGACCGATCCTCTCCCCGCAGAACTCCTCGATTCGCTTGATGACGTCGCGCTCGCCAGCCGCGCGGTCGAGGGCGATTTTGCGGCGTTTGAGAAGATCGTGGAGCGTCACCGCGACAAGGCCTACCGACTGGCGCTGAGCCTCACAAAGAGCGAGGCCGACGCCCAGGACGTGGTGCAGGAAGCCTTCATCAACATCTATCGCAAGCTCGACACCTTCGCTGGCGACGCCCAGCTCAGCAGCTGGATGTACCGCATCGTGGTCAATGCCGCGTTGATGCGTCTTCGCAAAACTCGCCGGCGCGCCGAGGTGAGCGTCGATGACGTCTCCGATCCGGCGAATTTGGAGCAATCCGCCCCTGGCGAGCCCGCGGGCTGGCGGGTGCGCGGCGATGAGGCGGCGGAGAATCGCGAGCTGCGCGAGCAGATCCTCGCTGCCATCGATCAGCTCGACCCCAAGTACCAGGCAGCCTTCTTGCTGCGCGAGATCGAAGGCCTGAGCCTCGATGAGATCGCCACCGTCCTGGAGCTGAGCACCGGTGCGGTTAAGACGCGCCTGCACCGCGCACGCCTCTTTCTTCAGGCCGCGCTCGAGCCCTACCTGGGCCGAGAAGAAGACATCTCCAACTGA
- the dnaJ gene encoding molecular chaperone DnaJ, which translates to MSKRDYYEVLGVSRDVDDKELKKAYRRLAMKYHPDRNPDDAQAEANFKEAAEAYEVLSDAQKRARYDRFGHEGVRGAAGPGAGFHSMDDIFSQFGDIFGDMFGFGGGRGRPRGGPQRGSDLREDIQLTFKEAAFGTSRTISVVRHNDCETCSGSGAKPGTSPVTCSTCQGRGQINHSQGFFTLTSTCPHCQGSGKRIEDPCDDCHGSGKQRATREVSVTIPAGVDTGMRLRLGGEGEAGTRGGPPGDLYVFIHVEQSEVFERDHEHLHLRQPISFVQAILGAEIEIPTLESTETITIKPGTQHGDTQVLKNLGLARVQGSGRGNLVVHFDVEIPTKVSSKERELLESYAELRDIPVKKGGFFDKLKEKIS; encoded by the coding sequence ATGAGTAAGCGCGATTACTATGAGGTGCTCGGCGTCTCTCGTGACGTCGACGATAAAGAGTTGAAGAAAGCCTACCGCCGCCTGGCGATGAAGTATCACCCGGACCGCAACCCGGATGATGCGCAGGCGGAGGCCAACTTCAAGGAAGCCGCCGAGGCCTACGAGGTGTTGAGCGACGCCCAGAAGCGGGCGCGCTATGACCGCTTCGGCCATGAGGGCGTGCGCGGCGCGGCCGGCCCCGGAGCGGGCTTCCACTCGATGGATGATATCTTCTCGCAGTTCGGCGACATTTTTGGCGATATGTTCGGCTTCGGCGGCGGGCGCGGTCGCCCGCGGGGCGGACCTCAGCGGGGATCGGATCTTCGCGAGGATATTCAGCTGACCTTCAAAGAGGCCGCCTTTGGCACCTCGCGCACCATCTCGGTGGTGCGCCACAACGACTGTGAGACCTGCTCGGGAAGCGGTGCCAAACCGGGCACCTCCCCGGTGACCTGCTCGACCTGCCAGGGACGCGGGCAGATCAACCACAGCCAGGGCTTCTTTACGCTGACCTCGACCTGCCCTCATTGTCAGGGAAGCGGCAAACGCATCGAAGATCCCTGCGATGATTGCCACGGCTCCGGAAAACAGCGCGCGACCCGCGAGGTGAGCGTGACGATCCCGGCCGGTGTCGACACCGGCATGCGTCTGCGGCTGGGTGGCGAAGGTGAGGCCGGCACGCGCGGCGGCCCCCCGGGCGATCTTTACGTGTTCATTCACGTGGAGCAGAGCGAGGTCTTTGAGCGCGACCACGAGCACCTTCACCTGCGCCAGCCCATCAGCTTTGTGCAGGCGATCCTGGGCGCGGAGATTGAGATTCCGACCCTGGAGAGCACCGAGACCATCACGATCAAGCCCGGCACCCAGCATGGCGACACCCAGGTGCTCAAAAACCTTGGGCTGGCGCGCGTGCAGGGCTCGGGCCGGGGCAACCTCGTGGTGCATTTCGACGTCGAGATCCCCACGAAGGTCTCCTCCAAAGAGCGCGAGCTTCTGGAGAGCTACGCCGAGCTTCGCGACATCCCGGTCAAGAAGGGTGGATTCTTCGACAAGCTCAAAGAGAAGATCAGCTGA
- a CDS encoding 2'-5' RNA ligase family protein, whose product MYAVAARLGDDLNARIERLWDRTELISPHQIPRAGRVPHISFQMITTPHPHALEVLLREPFHEAPDIIRTSALGVFARPRQVLFLSVVRDPALDRYFQAINVRLMAQGYHLHPFYSPASWTPHISLALGPFSPAALCDLLRAGTVYEDLQGCWELGSLCLLGPTSGAASAGAAAH is encoded by the coding sequence ATGTATGCAGTCGCCGCTCGCCTCGGTGACGATCTCAACGCACGCATCGAACGCCTCTGGGATCGCACCGAGCTCATCTCGCCACACCAGATCCCGCGGGCGGGCAGGGTGCCTCATATCTCGTTTCAGATGATCACGACGCCTCATCCGCACGCCCTGGAGGTGCTTCTGCGCGAGCCCTTCCATGAGGCCCCGGACATCATCCGCACCAGCGCGCTGGGCGTCTTTGCCAGGCCCCGTCAGGTGCTCTTTTTGAGCGTGGTGCGCGACCCGGCGCTCGATCGTTACTTTCAGGCCATCAATGTTCGCCTGATGGCGCAGGGCTACCACCTGCACCCCTTCTACAGCCCGGCCTCGTGGACGCCTCATATCAGCCTTGCGCTTGGCCCTTTTAGCCCCGCGGCGCTCTGTGATCTGTTGCGTGCGGGAACGGTCTATGAGGATCTTCAGGGGTGCTGGGAACTTGGGTCTCTCTGCCTGCTCGGGCCGACCTCGGGGGCTGCCTCAGCCGGGGCGGCGGCGCACTGA
- a CDS encoding serine/threonine protein kinase: MTTTIKGPAAMHADAQFGKYTLIRQIAVGGMAEIWLAEQRGPGGFNKELVLKRILPHLAQEGQVAQMFLDEARMVAHLTHPNIGQVFELGELEGEYFIAMEFIDGLDLAQLSRALDERGSQIPVAYAVKIVSDLLEALDYAHDFVDRDGNHVGLIHRDISPQNALISNDGVVKLVDFGVAKASINTTKTESGAVKGKFAYMAPEQIEGKPLDWRADIFSIGVLFYELLSGIKPFGEDLKAVSMILSQEPPDIRTYRADVPEELARIIARALSKDREDRFANAATMQRALQTFMRTYTEVVGTRELSIMVRQLRGLDLAKPTEQLFGFEKHGVTSAGPRLTTREMPQADADERSAPGFTRTSESADVQPDAGAEPEPSKGKSVALVAGFSLLMVGLLVAFFAVGYLMISGEKDAAGDDSPPEAAAENAAPSSTWRHADGQIVAISSQPSAEIVVDGDVVGKTPFQTTLRPGTYQIELRAGDSTRRETLKITSTSSIQRFRYDL, translated from the coding sequence ATGACAACGACCATCAAAGGCCCGGCGGCCATGCACGCCGACGCACAGTTTGGAAAGTACACGCTGATTCGCCAGATCGCGGTCGGGGGAATGGCCGAGATATGGTTGGCGGAACAGCGCGGGCCGGGCGGTTTCAACAAAGAGCTCGTGCTCAAACGCATCCTCCCCCACCTGGCTCAGGAGGGGCAGGTCGCCCAGATGTTCCTCGATGAAGCGCGCATGGTCGCGCACCTCACCCACCCCAACATCGGGCAGGTCTTTGAGCTCGGAGAGCTTGAGGGTGAGTATTTTATCGCCATGGAGTTCATCGATGGCCTCGACCTGGCGCAGCTCTCGCGGGCACTCGATGAGCGCGGCTCACAGATCCCGGTAGCGTACGCCGTCAAAATTGTCTCTGACCTGCTCGAAGCCCTCGACTACGCCCACGACTTTGTCGATCGCGATGGCAACCACGTTGGGCTTATTCACCGTGACATCTCGCCACAGAACGCGCTCATCTCCAACGACGGCGTCGTCAAGTTGGTCGACTTCGGTGTGGCCAAGGCCAGCATCAACACCACCAAGACCGAGTCCGGGGCGGTCAAAGGGAAGTTCGCGTACATGGCCCCCGAGCAGATCGAGGGCAAACCTCTGGACTGGCGCGCCGACATCTTCTCGATCGGCGTGCTCTTCTACGAGCTCTTAAGTGGCATCAAGCCCTTTGGCGAAGATCTTAAAGCGGTCTCCATGATCCTCTCGCAGGAGCCGCCCGACATCCGCACCTATCGCGCTGACGTGCCCGAGGAACTCGCGCGCATCATCGCGCGGGCACTCTCCAAAGACAGAGAAGATCGTTTCGCCAATGCCGCGACCATGCAGCGGGCCTTGCAGACCTTTATGCGCACCTACACCGAGGTGGTTGGCACTCGGGAGCTCTCCATCATGGTGCGCCAGCTCCGTGGCCTGGATCTGGCCAAACCCACCGAGCAGCTCTTTGGGTTTGAGAAACACGGCGTCACCTCGGCCGGGCCGCGCCTGACCACCCGCGAGATGCCTCAGGCGGACGCCGACGAGCGAAGCGCCCCGGGCTTCACCCGGACGTCCGAGAGCGCCGACGTGCAACCTGACGCAGGGGCGGAACCCGAACCTTCGAAAGGAAAGTCGGTCGCACTGGTCGCCGGTTTTTCGCTACTGATGGTCGGCCTGCTCGTGGCCTTCTTCGCGGTGGGCTATCTTATGATCTCCGGTGAGAAAGACGCCGCGGGCGATGATTCTCCGCCGGAGGCTGCCGCCGAGAATGCAGCGCCATCCTCAACCTGGCGCCACGCCGACGGGCAGATCGTGGCGATCTCCTCACAGCCCTCCGCCGAGATCGTCGTCGATGGCGACGTTGTAGGAAAAACCCCCTTCCAGACGACGTTGCGACCGGGCACCTACCAGATTGAGCTTCGCGCCGGCGACTCCACTCGTCGCGAGACGCTGAAGATCACTTCGACGAGCTCGATTCAACGCTTCCGCTATGATCTCTGA
- a CDS encoding complex I subunit 1/NuoH family protein, with amino-acid sequence MMVEVLISLVKIFVIVLGFVMAVAGLLTLLGDRKQSSKIQNRVGPNRAKILGIGVLGIPHFLADGLKLVLKENIVPAGANRFLHTLAPALVLAPALIGWAVIPFMDHYCTGTVQTTAEYTEICVGGEWKNYFSIMHLNAGLLFAFAIAAISVYGAAIAGWASNSKYSLLGGLRSSAQMISYEVSMGLSLAGVLLIYGTLDLNEMARMQGYLLWDWLPMWGIVVQPLAFFLFFLAGMAETKRAPFDLPEGESEIVAGYLTEYSTMKFAGMQLAEYAATVFIAALIAVLFLGGWQIPYVYADGIRIFDSHWVPFGEQAWYWISIFLRVHAMIFKILVLVWLQFMMRWTLPRFRYDQVMTLGWKILLPLSIANLFVTALIVTLL; translated from the coding sequence ATGATGGTCGAAGTGCTCATTAGCCTGGTTAAGATCTTCGTCATCGTCCTGGGGTTTGTCATGGCCGTCGCCGGCCTGCTGACCCTCCTGGGCGACCGTAAGCAGTCTTCGAAGATCCAGAACCGCGTTGGACCCAACCGCGCCAAGATCCTGGGGATCGGCGTGCTGGGTATCCCCCACTTTCTGGCCGACGGCCTGAAGCTGGTCCTCAAAGAGAATATTGTGCCGGCAGGCGCAAACCGCTTTCTGCACACGCTGGCACCGGCGCTGGTCCTGGCACCGGCGCTGATCGGCTGGGCGGTGATCCCCTTTATGGACCACTACTGCACCGGCACCGTGCAGACGACGGCCGAGTACACCGAGATCTGCGTGGGTGGGGAGTGGAAGAACTACTTCTCGATCATGCACCTGAACGCGGGGCTGCTCTTCGCGTTCGCGATCGCGGCGATCTCGGTCTACGGCGCGGCGATTGCGGGTTGGGCATCTAACAGCAAGTACAGCCTGCTCGGTGGTCTGCGCTCCTCCGCCCAGATGATCTCCTACGAGGTCTCGATGGGCCTGAGCCTGGCCGGTGTTCTGCTTATCTACGGCACGCTCGATCTCAATGAGATGGCGCGCATGCAGGGCTACCTCCTCTGGGACTGGCTGCCGATGTGGGGCATTGTGGTGCAGCCGCTGGCCTTCTTCCTCTTCTTCCTGGCGGGGATGGCCGAGACCAAGCGCGCGCCCTTTGACCTTCCGGAAGGTGAGTCGGAGATTGTTGCCGGTTACCTGACCGAGTACTCCACGATGAAGTTTGCCGGGATGCAGCTCGCTGAGTATGCGGCCACGGTCTTTATCGCTGCGCTTATCGCGGTGCTCTTCCTGGGCGGCTGGCAGATCCCTTACGTGTATGCCGACGGCATCCGTATCTTCGACAGCCACTGGGTGCCCTTCGGTGAGCAAGCCTGGTACTGGATCTCGATCTTCCTTCGCGTGCACGCGATGATCTTCAAGATTCTGGTGCTTGTCTGGCTGCAGTTCATGATGCGCTGGACCCTTCCCCGCTTCCGTTACGACCAGGTCATGACTCTGGGCTGGAAGATCTTGCTGCCGCTGAGCATCGCCAACCTCTTTGTGACCGCGCTCATCGTCACCCTGCTTTAA
- a CDS encoding molybdopterin-dependent oxidoreductase, giving the protein MPKVTINGTEIEVEKGTTILRAAAQAGYEVPHFCYHPALSIPANCRMCLVEVEGSWKLQPSCYSQVSDGMVVNTKSERVIKAQKAVLEFILINHPVDCPICDQAGECKLQDYYMAYDAQESRLRTEKTAKVKVFPIGPEVLYDGERCILCTRCVRFCEEITGTNELTVIQRGDAAEIRPFPGRSLDNPYSVCTADICPVGALTSRDFRFKCRVWLLSSTDSVCTGCSNGCNIHLEHFRNEVQRYRPRFNPDVNDYWMCDAGRLSYKAIHTDRMTRPMSNGAELNWHGVSGTAADKLARATEDKGSLGFVVSPQASCEDLFLARRFAREVLGTDRVYVGGNPDGFEDDFLIKADKNPNTRGLETIFGASGELKGFDALIADIESGAVKSLYMMETQIPVATEEKARFLSALDKLDLFVLQAQHHGELSTKAHIALPACSHAETEGTFVNFDGIAQEFDRAFAPPGESLPHWQIFMRLARAMDHKLTYTFVHQIRKEMFEDSAAAEEASQTPAE; this is encoded by the coding sequence ATGCCAAAAGTCACCATCAACGGTACCGAGATCGAGGTCGAGAAAGGGACCACCATCCTGCGTGCGGCCGCTCAGGCCGGCTACGAGGTGCCCCACTTCTGCTACCACCCGGCCCTGTCGATCCCGGCCAACTGCCGCATGTGTCTGGTCGAAGTCGAAGGCTCCTGGAAGCTGCAGCCCTCGTGCTATTCGCAGGTCAGCGACGGGATGGTCGTCAACACCAAGAGCGAGCGCGTGATCAAGGCCCAGAAGGCCGTGCTCGAGTTCATCCTGATCAACCACCCGGTCGACTGCCCCATCTGCGACCAGGCCGGCGAGTGCAAACTTCAGGACTACTACATGGCCTACGATGCGCAGGAGTCTCGTCTGCGCACCGAGAAGACGGCCAAGGTCAAGGTCTTCCCGATCGGCCCGGAGGTCCTCTACGATGGCGAGCGCTGCATTCTCTGCACGCGCTGCGTGCGCTTCTGTGAAGAGATCACGGGCACCAACGAGCTGACCGTTATCCAGCGTGGTGACGCCGCCGAGATTCGCCCCTTCCCGGGCCGCTCCCTCGACAACCCCTACTCGGTGTGCACCGCCGACATCTGCCCGGTGGGCGCGCTGACCTCGCGTGACTTCCGCTTTAAGTGCCGCGTGTGGTTGCTCAGCTCCACCGACAGCGTATGCACGGGCTGCTCCAACGGGTGCAACATTCACCTGGAGCACTTCCGCAACGAAGTGCAGCGCTACCGCCCGCGCTTCAACCCGGACGTCAACGACTACTGGATGTGCGATGCCGGTCGCCTCAGCTACAAGGCCATTCACACCGACCGCATGACGCGTCCGATGAGCAACGGCGCCGAGCTCAACTGGCACGGTGTCAGCGGCACCGCCGCCGACAAGCTGGCGCGCGCCACCGAAGACAAGGGAAGCCTGGGCTTCGTGGTCAGCCCGCAGGCCAGCTGCGAAGACCTCTTCCTGGCGCGACGCTTCGCGCGTGAGGTGCTCGGTACCGACCGCGTCTATGTGGGCGGCAACCCCGACGGCTTCGAAGATGACTTCCTCATCAAGGCCGACAAAAACCCCAACACCCGCGGCCTGGAGACGATCTTCGGGGCGTCCGGTGAGCTTAAGGGTTTTGATGCGTTGATCGCCGATATTGAGAGCGGCGCCGTGAAGTCCCTCTACATGATGGAGACGCAGATCCCGGTGGCCACCGAAGAGAAGGCACGCTTTTTGAGCGCGCTCGACAAGCTCGATCTCTTCGTGCTTCAGGCTCAGCATCACGGGGAGCTCTCCACCAAGGCGCATATCGCGCTTCCGGCCTGCTCCCACGCCGAGACCGAGGGCACCTTTGTCAACTTCGACGGGATCGCCCAGGAGTTCGACCGGGCCTTTGCCCCGCCGGGTGAATCGCTGCCGCACTGGCAGATCTTTATGCGCCTTGCCCGGGCGATGGATCACAAGCTCACTTACACCTTCGTCCATCAGATCCGTAAGGAGATGTTCGAGGACTCGGCGGCCGCAGAAGAGGCGTCTCAGACCCCTGCTGAGTAA